Genomic segment of Mucilaginibacter sabulilitoris:
AAGATTGCATTAAAGCAAAGCCCAGCAAAACAATAAGCGGAATGAGCATGCTACGATTAAGGTTCAAGTGTTTCATTTTATAGGTTAATTGTTAATATTTTTTAATAAACAAATGCAAAGTGCCCGGGAATATCACCGGTTTGTACCGACCATTTTTTCTTCCCTTTTGGATCAAAGCAGTACAGTGTCCCCGGTGTTATATAATCTTTGGCATCGGTAACAAATACTTCTTTGGTAAACGGATTTACAGCAATGCCATAGGGTACGCGTATCTGCACTTCAGTTCCATCGGTAATAAATTTGCCGGGTATCACCGTTTCGTCCTTTACATTGAGCATGGTGTAGGTAGTGGTATTTTTGCCCGTTTTGTAACTAAATTCATAACTGTACATATAGGCGGTGTCGCCATCAATCCACAGGTTGCTTACGCCAAAATCAAAGCGCTTTTTAACCTGGTCGGTTTTGGTATCAATGACGAATAGTTTGGATGATATATCATAATAATCGCCGCGGGAGGTTACATATACATCGCCATATTTATCAGCCTTTACACGGTCGAGATTGATGGCAACGTCGATACGTTTCAGCTCGGTAAAAGTGGCCAGATCAATCACTGAAACCGTACGTTCATAATCCGGCGGGCTATATCCCCCTGAATTTGCCACATACATCTTTTCGCCTACTATGGCCATTTCTTCGGGCTGGCGGCCAATGGTTACCTTGCGGGTAATTTGCAGCGATGCGGTATCAATTTCATAAACAGCGCCATTAGGGGCATGCGGATCGCCCACTTTACCCAGATAGGCGCTAACGTAGGTACGGCCATTATGAAAAGTAACGTAGCGGCAGTTAGCGATATTGATGAGATTGATCCGCTTATTGGTTTTCAGATCGAGCACCTCAACCTTGTTGGAGTTGTTAACCACGATGTACACCTTTGAGCCGTATACGCCAACATCATTACCAACATCGCCCAAACCTTTTGGTATCTGTGGGTTAGCCGTTCCGTAGATATTTTTACGAAACGTTCCGGACAGGTAATCAAAATAATCAAGCGATGCCTTGCTGGAACCCATGTTACCTTCATCGAGCAGGTAAAAACCTTTGGCGTGGTTCACTAAAGTATCCCCCGCGCTGGTAGTGTCTTGCGGGGGAGTAACAACAGTCTCTTTTTCGGGAACCGGCGCCTGGTTTTTACGACAAGAACTGTAAATGAGGATGATACATCCTAATAAATACAGTATTTTATGATTTATACTTTTCATAGGTTTAAAAAGTTGAACTTATGGTGAAACGGTAGTTACGCTCGGGCATAGGATAGTTAAGCGTTATATAATTGTATTGGCTAAATACATTATTTACCTCGCCGGTGAGCCTGATTTTATGCTTATTATATGTGGTGGTATAGGAAAAACTCACATCACTGGTATACCAGGGCTGTAAGTAATTTTCGGGAGAGTTTACTTTTGAATCATACCGGCTGGCCACGTAAATGTAGCTGTAGTTAAAGGCAAACTTGCGCCATTCGGCACCAACCAATACCGAGCCGCTGTGAAGCGGGGTATAAGGTATCTGCTGCCGGTAATTAACATCGGTTGGATCGGTTACATCTATCGCTTTTTGATGGGTGTAGCTGATGCCCGTATTGATAAACACCTCACCGGGCAATTGCCATGTAGCCTGCGAATTTATTTCAAGTCCGCTGATGTGCACCAAACCGAGGTTGTACATCGTCCACCGGGCAAGATTGAGGCCCGGAATGGCTACTATTTTATCTTTTACCTGGTTATAATAGGCATCGGCCTGAACAGCGAAGTTGATGAGGGTATGCTGGCGAAAAGTTTTATTATAGGTAAAACCAAAATCGTACTGTTTGGTATACTCGGGCCGTAAAAAAGAGTTACCTATAAAGGTGTAATACAGATCGTTAAAAGTTGGCAGCCGGAAAATGCTTTTATAAAAACCTCTCAGCCTGAAATCGGGGTTATTAAGTGGCTGCCATGATAACAGCACCGTAGGCGTATATTTTGTTTTTTTACCCGCGGCCTGCAGCGTATCAACCTGGTCGTTTACAAACGTACCCAGCAAACTGGCCTGCGCGTTAAAACGCTTAAAATGTAGTTCGGTAGCCAAAACTGTTAGGATGGTATTGCGTACCGGGCGAACAAACCGATACAGGGCCGAGTCGTTCTGTGTAGCATCAAGGGAATTCCTCTGGTAATCGGCAGAAAGCGCGACGCTCCAAAAGGAGTTAATACGGAATTTATTAGCTGCCGACAGGTACAGTTCATGCTCATCATATTTATTTTCGAGCAGCCCCCTTGTAGTAGTTATTTCCGGATCAAAATAATGCGTATAATCGTCTGAGTACTTGGCGCCCAGCATCAGACTATAACTGTCGCTGAATTTTTTGTTA
This window contains:
- a CDS encoding YncE family protein, yielding MKSINHKILYLLGCIILIYSSCRKNQAPVPEKETVVTPPQDTTSAGDTLVNHAKGFYLLDEGNMGSSKASLDYFDYLSGTFRKNIYGTANPQIPKGLGDVGNDVGVYGSKVYIVVNNSNKVEVLDLKTNKRINLINIANCRYVTFHNGRTYVSAYLGKVGDPHAPNGAVYEIDTASLQITRKVTIGRQPEEMAIVGEKMYVANSGGYSPPDYERTVSVIDLATFTELKRIDVAINLDRVKADKYGDVYVTSRGDYYDISSKLFVIDTKTDQVKKRFDFGVSNLWIDGDTAYMYSYEFSYKTGKNTTTYTMLNVKDETVIPGKFITDGTEVQIRVPYGIAVNPFTKEVFVTDAKDYITPGTLYCFDPKGKKKWSVQTGDIPGHFAFVY
- a CDS encoding TonB-dependent receptor plug domain-containing protein, whose product is MQHLYHYLRTLVLPVCFVAMQGVFCGNLLAQNSDTARSVSKDTLKNHHLKEVSIRAARLSLRNISATPVQILRGTDLEKLNSLSVADALRFFSGVQIKDYGGIGGLKTINVRSLGTNHVAVFYDGVEFGNAQNGQVDLGKFSLDNIEEIDLYNAQKSSIFQPAKGFAAGASLYLVAKQPNFEAGSRTNGKLSFKTGSFGLVNPSLLWQYKLSDNLYSSISTEVTHANGRYKFRTTNGNTGYDTTAIRHNGDIDAQRVEAGLYGKLKDSASWTLKGYLYHSDRGLPGPTVNNNFESKQRQKERDVFVQSGYNKKFSDSYSLMLGAKYSDDYTHYFDPEITTTRGLLENKYDEHELYLSAANKFRINSFWSVALSADYQRNSLDATQNDSALYRFVRPVRNTILTVLATELHFKRFNAQASLLGTFVNDQVDTLQAAGKKTKYTPTVLLSWQPLNNPDFRLRGFYKSIFRLPTFNDLYYTFIGNSFLRPEYTKQYDFGFTYNKTFRQHTLINFAVQADAYYNQVKDKIVAIPGLNLARWTMYNLGLVHISGLEINSQATWQLPGEVFINTGISYTHQKAIDVTDPTDVNYRQQIPYTPLHSGSVLVGAEWRKFAFNYSYIYVASRYDSKVNSPENYLQPWYTSDVSFSYTTTYNKHKIRLTGEVNNVFSQYNYITLNYPMPERNYRFTISSTF